In bacterium, the genomic window AATTTGGTTCATAATGCCATCACCAAATATTTACGGCAGCGTAAAATTATTTCTCTTGAGAGCGAAATTGAAACTTTAGTGCAAGATCAATTCATTTTGGGCTCCAGCCCCAAAATGCATAAAATTAACGACATTATTGCCAAAGCCTCTCAAGTACCGGCTACAGTGCTTATTACCGGTGAATCGGGAACCGGAAAAGAAGTGATAGCCCGTCGCATTCACACCTTGTCCGATCGCAAATTCGGCCCTTTTATAGCGCTTAACGTGGCTTCTGTACCCCCTGATTTAATTGAATCTACTCTGTTTGGCCACGAGCGTGGTTCTTTTACCGGTGCCCATAAACTTCATTACGGAAAATTTGAGCTAGCCGATAATGGGACACTCTTTTTAGATGAAATTGGTGATTTGCGAATTGACTTACAAGCCAAGCTTTTGCGTGCTTTACAAGAAAATATTATTGAACGTGTTGGCGGCAACCGATCTATTCACACTAATGTTCGTATTATTGCCGCCACCAATGCTCATTTGGAACAAAAAATTTTAAAGGGTGAATTCAGAGACGATTTATTTTATCGCCTTAATGTATTACGAGTGCATTTACCCCCGTTACGAGAACGATTGGAAGACATTCCCGATTTTGTGCGCTTTTTTATTAGAAAATATAATAAAAAATTTAACCGTAATGTTGAAAATATCTCGGAACTGGTTTTGTCTATTTTGGCTCACTACACCTGGCCGGGCAATATCCGCGAACTTGAAAATTTAGTTGAGCGCCTCATTGTGTTATCAGAAAAACCCTATATTACCGAAGGTGATATTCCGGTAGAATACTTGGTAAGTGATTTTGAAACGCTTAAAAAGCGATCTCCTGATGGTGATATTTTGGTTCAAGCAACCGAAGCTTTTGAGCGTAGCTTCATTTTAAAAATTTTGGAAAAAGAAGAATGGAATCAGACTAAAACTTCCCAACGTCTTGGTATTCATCGCAAAACCCTTGAATATAAAATTAAAAAATACGATCTGGGCGCTATCATTGTTCAAAAAAGAGCTACAGCTTAATTGTTAATTTTTTATTTTA contains:
- a CDS encoding sigma-54 dependent transcriptional regulator; amino-acid sequence: MDELIKQNFRKYKILAVDDDPSILDFIDTILGGDYQILKASSCEEAKRISYQEDFQLVLLDYSLPDGTGEELLKYFKDINENVEVIMVTMHQDIKKAVACTQLGAFDYIDKDFDPDDLKNLVHNAITKYLRQRKIISLESEIETLVQDQFILGSSPKMHKINDIIAKASQVPATVLITGESGTGKEVIARRIHTLSDRKFGPFIALNVASVPPDLIESTLFGHERGSFTGAHKLHYGKFELADNGTLFLDEIGDLRIDLQAKLLRALQENIIERVGGNRSIHTNVRIIAATNAHLEQKILKGEFRDDLFYRLNVLRVHLPPLRERLEDIPDFVRFFIRKYNKKFNRNVENISELVLSILAHYTWPGNIRELENLVERLIVLSEKPYITEGDIPVEYLVSDFETLKKRSPDGDILVQATEAFERSFILKILEKEEWNQTKTSQRLGIHRKTLEYKIKKYDLGAIIVQKRATA